In Carassius carassius chromosome 5, fCarCar2.1, whole genome shotgun sequence, one genomic interval encodes:
- the fbxo21 gene encoding F-box only protein 21 isoform X2 — MATPYTGDPVLGTNGVISESFAKQFTDLPAELLEHILCFPVLNHIDICNVSCTCKRLHDVCHGRGKVWAHQYKLRWPRLQRFYQQNESYDWLKEFKTRHMVGQQIRRTVESISKRFFTEVPCVGQVLGDSFAEIESLGAPEHFCEDELLGILNSDKRKCLTLKYYAKKILYFLRQQNILRNLRGFLERPPEQQSALEGAVLVDRYCNPLADITLESISAQIEELTDKVKKYLRVKNATHPSLRASQGDCFVLENLEFERQVICALNAVLYDQLQYKGNERDYYNPLNSYIHQVLLRRTGIPISLSVLYMTLARKLGVPLEPVNFPNHFLLRWCQNQRRSEDIYDYVYIDTFGKGKQLAAKECENLIRHQVGADYYSAISTSELLLRMVGNLLNIGKRGEGNEKSYQLLRDSLDLYLTINPDNVQYLLLQARLYFHLGIWPEKVLDILQHIQALDPSQHGAVGYLVQHTLEHIQHKRHPVEPEVKRRSVPEHRDVLYSVGLIMKHKRSGYNCVIYGWDPKCTMSQEWINTMRVHQLSKGADQPFYNVLVQDGTCRYAAQENLEPHSAPLEISHPEVGRYFTEFSDTHYIANEELQAHYPEDMCKTHRTVEELYHGLNPNSGQSPEPTANFQEHDLLDP; from the exons ATGGCGACGCCATACACGGGAGATCCGGTTTTAGGGACAAACGGTGTTATTTCAGAGAGTTTCGCCAAACAGTTTACCGATTTACCAGCGGAATTATTAGAGCATATATTGTGCTTCCCTGTTCTAAACCATATCGACATCTGCAACGTTTCCTGCACGTGCAAGAGGCTGCATGACGTGTGCCATGGCAGAGGAAAGGTCTGGGCGCATCAGTACAAACTCAG GTGGCCCAGGCTGCAGAGATTTTATCAACAAAATGAGTCATACGATTGGCTGAAAGAATTCAAAACCCGGCACATGGTTGGTCAACAGATAAGAAGAACAGTAGAGTCTATTTCCAAGAGGTTCTTCACAGAAGTT CCTTGCGTTGGTCAGGTTCTTGGAGACAGCTTTGCGGAAATCGAGTCTCTTGGTGCTCCAGAACACTTCTGTGAGGATGAGCTCCTTGGCATTTTGAACTCGGACAAAAG GAAATGTTTGACACTTAAGTACTATGCGAAGAAAATCCTCTACTTCCTCCGGCAACAGAACATTCTGAGGAATTTGAGGGGTTTCCTTGAGAGACCACCAGAACAACAATCAGCCCTTGAAG GTGCTGTTTTGGTCGATCGGTATTGCAACCCTCTGGCTGATATCACTCTTGAGAGCATATCTGCACAGATAGAAGAACTCACTGACAAGGTGAAGAAGTATCTGCGAGTAAAAAATGCCACACACCCAAGTCTACGAGCCAGTCAAG GTGACTGCTTTGTTCTGGAAAACCTGGAGTTTGAAAGGCAAGTCATATGTGCTCTGAATGCTGTGCTGTATGACCAGCTGCAGTACAAGGGCAATGAGCGTGACTACTACAATCCACTCAACTCATACATACATCAg GTTCTGCTCCGTCGGACGGGCATTCCCATCAGCCTCTCTGTGCTTTACATGACTCTGGCCAGGAAGTTAGGAGTTCCTCTGGAGCCTGTCAACTTCCCCAACCATTTCCTGCTCCGCTGGTGCCAAAATCAAAGGAG GAGTGAGGACATCTATGACTATGTATACATTGACACGTTTGGGAAAGGAAAGCAGCTGGCTGCTAAAGAGTGTGAGAATCTGATCCGACACCAGGTGGGAGCAGATTATTACAGCGCTATAAGCACCAGCGAGCTGCTGCTGCGGATGGTGGGAAACCTGCTGAACATCGGCAAAAGAGG GGAAGGGAATGAGAAATCATATCAGCTCCTGCGGGACTCGCTGGATCTCTACCTCACTATCAACCCTGATAATGTGCAGTATCTTCTGCTACAGGCCCGTCTCTACTTCCACCTGGGCATCTGGCCTGAGAAA GTGTTGGATATTCTGCAGCATATCCAGGCTCTGGACCCGTCTCAGCACGGAGCGGTCGGGTATCTGGTGCAGCACACGCTTGAGCACATCCAACATAAGAGGCATCCCGTAGAACCGGAGGTGAAGAGGCGCAGCGTGCCGGAGCACAGGGATGTACTGTACTCTGTAGGCCTCATCATGAAACATAAGAG GTCAGGCTACAACTGCGTTATCTACGGTTGGGACCCTAAATGCACCATGAGTCAGGAGTGGATTAACACTATGAGGGTCCATCAGCTGTCTAAGGGGGCCGATCAGCCATTCTACAACGTCTTAGTGCAGGATGGGACATGTAGATATGCTGCGCAAG AGAATCTGGAACCTCACTCGGCCCCGCTGGAGATCTCTCACCCTGAGGTCGGCCGCTACTTCACCGAGTTCTCTGACACACACTACATCGCTAATGAAGAGCTCCAGGCGCATTACCCAGAGGACATGTGCAAGACCCACAGGACTGTAGAGGAGCTCTACCACGGTCTCAACCCCAACTCAGGGCAGTCACCGGAGCCCACCGCCAACTTTCAGGAGCATGATTTGTTAGATCCGTAG
- the fbxo21 gene encoding F-box only protein 21 isoform X1, protein MATPYTGDPVLGTNGVISESFAKQFTDLPAELLEHILCFPVLNHIDICNVSCTCKRLHDVCHGRGKVWAHQYKLRWPRLQRFYQQNESYDWLKEFKTRHMVGQQIRRTVESISKRFFTEVLRLDRYIYMVLGDSFAEIESLGAPEHFCEDELLGILNSDKRKCLTLKYYAKKILYFLRQQNILRNLRGFLERPPEQQSALEGAVLVDRYCNPLADITLESISAQIEELTDKVKKYLRVKNATHPSLRASQGDCFVLENLEFERQVICALNAVLYDQLQYKGNERDYYNPLNSYIHQVLLRRTGIPISLSVLYMTLARKLGVPLEPVNFPNHFLLRWCQNQRRSEDIYDYVYIDTFGKGKQLAAKECENLIRHQVGADYYSAISTSELLLRMVGNLLNIGKRGEGNEKSYQLLRDSLDLYLTINPDNVQYLLLQARLYFHLGIWPEKVLDILQHIQALDPSQHGAVGYLVQHTLEHIQHKRHPVEPEVKRRSVPEHRDVLYSVGLIMKHKRSGYNCVIYGWDPKCTMSQEWINTMRVHQLSKGADQPFYNVLVQDGTCRYAAQENLEPHSAPLEISHPEVGRYFTEFSDTHYIANEELQAHYPEDMCKTHRTVEELYHGLNPNSGQSPEPTANFQEHDLLDP, encoded by the exons ATGGCGACGCCATACACGGGAGATCCGGTTTTAGGGACAAACGGTGTTATTTCAGAGAGTTTCGCCAAACAGTTTACCGATTTACCAGCGGAATTATTAGAGCATATATTGTGCTTCCCTGTTCTAAACCATATCGACATCTGCAACGTTTCCTGCACGTGCAAGAGGCTGCATGACGTGTGCCATGGCAGAGGAAAGGTCTGGGCGCATCAGTACAAACTCAG GTGGCCCAGGCTGCAGAGATTTTATCAACAAAATGAGTCATACGATTGGCTGAAAGAATTCAAAACCCGGCACATGGTTGGTCAACAGATAAGAAGAACAGTAGAGTCTATTTCCAAGAGGTTCTTCACAGAAGTT CTACGGTTGGACAGGTATATTTATATG GTTCTTGGAGACAGCTTTGCGGAAATCGAGTCTCTTGGTGCTCCAGAACACTTCTGTGAGGATGAGCTCCTTGGCATTTTGAACTCGGACAAAAG GAAATGTTTGACACTTAAGTACTATGCGAAGAAAATCCTCTACTTCCTCCGGCAACAGAACATTCTGAGGAATTTGAGGGGTTTCCTTGAGAGACCACCAGAACAACAATCAGCCCTTGAAG GTGCTGTTTTGGTCGATCGGTATTGCAACCCTCTGGCTGATATCACTCTTGAGAGCATATCTGCACAGATAGAAGAACTCACTGACAAGGTGAAGAAGTATCTGCGAGTAAAAAATGCCACACACCCAAGTCTACGAGCCAGTCAAG GTGACTGCTTTGTTCTGGAAAACCTGGAGTTTGAAAGGCAAGTCATATGTGCTCTGAATGCTGTGCTGTATGACCAGCTGCAGTACAAGGGCAATGAGCGTGACTACTACAATCCACTCAACTCATACATACATCAg GTTCTGCTCCGTCGGACGGGCATTCCCATCAGCCTCTCTGTGCTTTACATGACTCTGGCCAGGAAGTTAGGAGTTCCTCTGGAGCCTGTCAACTTCCCCAACCATTTCCTGCTCCGCTGGTGCCAAAATCAAAGGAG GAGTGAGGACATCTATGACTATGTATACATTGACACGTTTGGGAAAGGAAAGCAGCTGGCTGCTAAAGAGTGTGAGAATCTGATCCGACACCAGGTGGGAGCAGATTATTACAGCGCTATAAGCACCAGCGAGCTGCTGCTGCGGATGGTGGGAAACCTGCTGAACATCGGCAAAAGAGG GGAAGGGAATGAGAAATCATATCAGCTCCTGCGGGACTCGCTGGATCTCTACCTCACTATCAACCCTGATAATGTGCAGTATCTTCTGCTACAGGCCCGTCTCTACTTCCACCTGGGCATCTGGCCTGAGAAA GTGTTGGATATTCTGCAGCATATCCAGGCTCTGGACCCGTCTCAGCACGGAGCGGTCGGGTATCTGGTGCAGCACACGCTTGAGCACATCCAACATAAGAGGCATCCCGTAGAACCGGAGGTGAAGAGGCGCAGCGTGCCGGAGCACAGGGATGTACTGTACTCTGTAGGCCTCATCATGAAACATAAGAG GTCAGGCTACAACTGCGTTATCTACGGTTGGGACCCTAAATGCACCATGAGTCAGGAGTGGATTAACACTATGAGGGTCCATCAGCTGTCTAAGGGGGCCGATCAGCCATTCTACAACGTCTTAGTGCAGGATGGGACATGTAGATATGCTGCGCAAG AGAATCTGGAACCTCACTCGGCCCCGCTGGAGATCTCTCACCCTGAGGTCGGCCGCTACTTCACCGAGTTCTCTGACACACACTACATCGCTAATGAAGAGCTCCAGGCGCATTACCCAGAGGACATGTGCAAGACCCACAGGACTGTAGAGGAGCTCTACCACGGTCTCAACCCCAACTCAGGGCAGTCACCGGAGCCCACCGCCAACTTTCAGGAGCATGATTTGTTAGATCCGTAG
- the fbxo21 gene encoding F-box only protein 21 isoform X3, with the protein MATPYTGDPVLGTNGVISESFAKQFTDLPAELLEHILCFPVLNHIDICNVSCTCKRLHDVCHGRGKVWAHQYKLRWPRLQRFYQQNESYDWLKEFKTRHMVGQQIRRTVESISKRFFTEVVLGDSFAEIESLGAPEHFCEDELLGILNSDKRKCLTLKYYAKKILYFLRQQNILRNLRGFLERPPEQQSALEGAVLVDRYCNPLADITLESISAQIEELTDKVKKYLRVKNATHPSLRASQGDCFVLENLEFERQVICALNAVLYDQLQYKGNERDYYNPLNSYIHQVLLRRTGIPISLSVLYMTLARKLGVPLEPVNFPNHFLLRWCQNQRRSEDIYDYVYIDTFGKGKQLAAKECENLIRHQVGADYYSAISTSELLLRMVGNLLNIGKRGEGNEKSYQLLRDSLDLYLTINPDNVQYLLLQARLYFHLGIWPEKVLDILQHIQALDPSQHGAVGYLVQHTLEHIQHKRHPVEPEVKRRSVPEHRDVLYSVGLIMKHKRSGYNCVIYGWDPKCTMSQEWINTMRVHQLSKGADQPFYNVLVQDGTCRYAAQENLEPHSAPLEISHPEVGRYFTEFSDTHYIANEELQAHYPEDMCKTHRTVEELYHGLNPNSGQSPEPTANFQEHDLLDP; encoded by the exons ATGGCGACGCCATACACGGGAGATCCGGTTTTAGGGACAAACGGTGTTATTTCAGAGAGTTTCGCCAAACAGTTTACCGATTTACCAGCGGAATTATTAGAGCATATATTGTGCTTCCCTGTTCTAAACCATATCGACATCTGCAACGTTTCCTGCACGTGCAAGAGGCTGCATGACGTGTGCCATGGCAGAGGAAAGGTCTGGGCGCATCAGTACAAACTCAG GTGGCCCAGGCTGCAGAGATTTTATCAACAAAATGAGTCATACGATTGGCTGAAAGAATTCAAAACCCGGCACATGGTTGGTCAACAGATAAGAAGAACAGTAGAGTCTATTTCCAAGAGGTTCTTCACAGAAGTT GTTCTTGGAGACAGCTTTGCGGAAATCGAGTCTCTTGGTGCTCCAGAACACTTCTGTGAGGATGAGCTCCTTGGCATTTTGAACTCGGACAAAAG GAAATGTTTGACACTTAAGTACTATGCGAAGAAAATCCTCTACTTCCTCCGGCAACAGAACATTCTGAGGAATTTGAGGGGTTTCCTTGAGAGACCACCAGAACAACAATCAGCCCTTGAAG GTGCTGTTTTGGTCGATCGGTATTGCAACCCTCTGGCTGATATCACTCTTGAGAGCATATCTGCACAGATAGAAGAACTCACTGACAAGGTGAAGAAGTATCTGCGAGTAAAAAATGCCACACACCCAAGTCTACGAGCCAGTCAAG GTGACTGCTTTGTTCTGGAAAACCTGGAGTTTGAAAGGCAAGTCATATGTGCTCTGAATGCTGTGCTGTATGACCAGCTGCAGTACAAGGGCAATGAGCGTGACTACTACAATCCACTCAACTCATACATACATCAg GTTCTGCTCCGTCGGACGGGCATTCCCATCAGCCTCTCTGTGCTTTACATGACTCTGGCCAGGAAGTTAGGAGTTCCTCTGGAGCCTGTCAACTTCCCCAACCATTTCCTGCTCCGCTGGTGCCAAAATCAAAGGAG GAGTGAGGACATCTATGACTATGTATACATTGACACGTTTGGGAAAGGAAAGCAGCTGGCTGCTAAAGAGTGTGAGAATCTGATCCGACACCAGGTGGGAGCAGATTATTACAGCGCTATAAGCACCAGCGAGCTGCTGCTGCGGATGGTGGGAAACCTGCTGAACATCGGCAAAAGAGG GGAAGGGAATGAGAAATCATATCAGCTCCTGCGGGACTCGCTGGATCTCTACCTCACTATCAACCCTGATAATGTGCAGTATCTTCTGCTACAGGCCCGTCTCTACTTCCACCTGGGCATCTGGCCTGAGAAA GTGTTGGATATTCTGCAGCATATCCAGGCTCTGGACCCGTCTCAGCACGGAGCGGTCGGGTATCTGGTGCAGCACACGCTTGAGCACATCCAACATAAGAGGCATCCCGTAGAACCGGAGGTGAAGAGGCGCAGCGTGCCGGAGCACAGGGATGTACTGTACTCTGTAGGCCTCATCATGAAACATAAGAG GTCAGGCTACAACTGCGTTATCTACGGTTGGGACCCTAAATGCACCATGAGTCAGGAGTGGATTAACACTATGAGGGTCCATCAGCTGTCTAAGGGGGCCGATCAGCCATTCTACAACGTCTTAGTGCAGGATGGGACATGTAGATATGCTGCGCAAG AGAATCTGGAACCTCACTCGGCCCCGCTGGAGATCTCTCACCCTGAGGTCGGCCGCTACTTCACCGAGTTCTCTGACACACACTACATCGCTAATGAAGAGCTCCAGGCGCATTACCCAGAGGACATGTGCAAGACCCACAGGACTGTAGAGGAGCTCTACCACGGTCTCAACCCCAACTCAGGGCAGTCACCGGAGCCCACCGCCAACTTTCAGGAGCATGATTTGTTAGATCCGTAG
- the fbxo21 gene encoding F-box only protein 21 isoform X4 — translation MTCAMAEERWPRLQRFYQQNESYDWLKEFKTRHMVGQQIRRTVESISKRFFTEVLRLDRYIYMVLGDSFAEIESLGAPEHFCEDELLGILNSDKRKCLTLKYYAKKILYFLRQQNILRNLRGFLERPPEQQSALEGAVLVDRYCNPLADITLESISAQIEELTDKVKKYLRVKNATHPSLRASQGDCFVLENLEFERQVICALNAVLYDQLQYKGNERDYYNPLNSYIHQVLLRRTGIPISLSVLYMTLARKLGVPLEPVNFPNHFLLRWCQNQRRSEDIYDYVYIDTFGKGKQLAAKECENLIRHQVGADYYSAISTSELLLRMVGNLLNIGKRGEGNEKSYQLLRDSLDLYLTINPDNVQYLLLQARLYFHLGIWPEKVLDILQHIQALDPSQHGAVGYLVQHTLEHIQHKRHPVEPEVKRRSVPEHRDVLYSVGLIMKHKRSGYNCVIYGWDPKCTMSQEWINTMRVHQLSKGADQPFYNVLVQDGTCRYAAQENLEPHSAPLEISHPEVGRYFTEFSDTHYIANEELQAHYPEDMCKTHRTVEELYHGLNPNSGQSPEPTANFQEHDLLDP, via the exons ATGACGTGTGCCATGGCAGAGGAAAG GTGGCCCAGGCTGCAGAGATTTTATCAACAAAATGAGTCATACGATTGGCTGAAAGAATTCAAAACCCGGCACATGGTTGGTCAACAGATAAGAAGAACAGTAGAGTCTATTTCCAAGAGGTTCTTCACAGAAGTT CTACGGTTGGACAGGTATATTTATATG GTTCTTGGAGACAGCTTTGCGGAAATCGAGTCTCTTGGTGCTCCAGAACACTTCTGTGAGGATGAGCTCCTTGGCATTTTGAACTCGGACAAAAG GAAATGTTTGACACTTAAGTACTATGCGAAGAAAATCCTCTACTTCCTCCGGCAACAGAACATTCTGAGGAATTTGAGGGGTTTCCTTGAGAGACCACCAGAACAACAATCAGCCCTTGAAG GTGCTGTTTTGGTCGATCGGTATTGCAACCCTCTGGCTGATATCACTCTTGAGAGCATATCTGCACAGATAGAAGAACTCACTGACAAGGTGAAGAAGTATCTGCGAGTAAAAAATGCCACACACCCAAGTCTACGAGCCAGTCAAG GTGACTGCTTTGTTCTGGAAAACCTGGAGTTTGAAAGGCAAGTCATATGTGCTCTGAATGCTGTGCTGTATGACCAGCTGCAGTACAAGGGCAATGAGCGTGACTACTACAATCCACTCAACTCATACATACATCAg GTTCTGCTCCGTCGGACGGGCATTCCCATCAGCCTCTCTGTGCTTTACATGACTCTGGCCAGGAAGTTAGGAGTTCCTCTGGAGCCTGTCAACTTCCCCAACCATTTCCTGCTCCGCTGGTGCCAAAATCAAAGGAG GAGTGAGGACATCTATGACTATGTATACATTGACACGTTTGGGAAAGGAAAGCAGCTGGCTGCTAAAGAGTGTGAGAATCTGATCCGACACCAGGTGGGAGCAGATTATTACAGCGCTATAAGCACCAGCGAGCTGCTGCTGCGGATGGTGGGAAACCTGCTGAACATCGGCAAAAGAGG GGAAGGGAATGAGAAATCATATCAGCTCCTGCGGGACTCGCTGGATCTCTACCTCACTATCAACCCTGATAATGTGCAGTATCTTCTGCTACAGGCCCGTCTCTACTTCCACCTGGGCATCTGGCCTGAGAAA GTGTTGGATATTCTGCAGCATATCCAGGCTCTGGACCCGTCTCAGCACGGAGCGGTCGGGTATCTGGTGCAGCACACGCTTGAGCACATCCAACATAAGAGGCATCCCGTAGAACCGGAGGTGAAGAGGCGCAGCGTGCCGGAGCACAGGGATGTACTGTACTCTGTAGGCCTCATCATGAAACATAAGAG GTCAGGCTACAACTGCGTTATCTACGGTTGGGACCCTAAATGCACCATGAGTCAGGAGTGGATTAACACTATGAGGGTCCATCAGCTGTCTAAGGGGGCCGATCAGCCATTCTACAACGTCTTAGTGCAGGATGGGACATGTAGATATGCTGCGCAAG AGAATCTGGAACCTCACTCGGCCCCGCTGGAGATCTCTCACCCTGAGGTCGGCCGCTACTTCACCGAGTTCTCTGACACACACTACATCGCTAATGAAGAGCTCCAGGCGCATTACCCAGAGGACATGTGCAAGACCCACAGGACTGTAGAGGAGCTCTACCACGGTCTCAACCCCAACTCAGGGCAGTCACCGGAGCCCACCGCCAACTTTCAGGAGCATGATTTGTTAGATCCGTAG